One Etheostoma cragini isolate CJK2018 chromosome 18, CSU_Ecrag_1.0, whole genome shotgun sequence DNA window includes the following coding sequences:
- the LOC117961807 gene encoding transmembrane protein 214-like: MSETLFDGFEKMGKKQNKEQVPPPAEPESKKTSSRPSKKSQTSSPATSATRKTLEDAFKTLDVGDLKQQLAQSQTLFPENPSVWVKDLAGYLNLHLTAPESEPTLSSYAHGSALWDIRPPSYAGTSPFFQSQGQLWLRATTGGTTANLCFHFNFYS; this comes from the exons ATGTCCGAGACGCTGTTTGACGGCTTCGAGAAGATGGGAAAGAAACAGAACAAGGAGCAGGTTCCACCGCCGGCCGAGCCCGAGAGCAAGAAGACCTCCAGTAGACCCTCTAAGAAGTCCCAGACCAGCAGTCCTGCAACCTCGGCAACACGCAAGACCCTCGAGGACGCCTTCAAAACA TTGGACGTCGGGGACCTGAAGCAGCAGCTGGCTCAGAGTCAGACCTTGTTCCCGGAGAACCCGTCGGTCTGGGTCAAGGACCTCGCCGGGTACCTCAACCTCCACCTGACGGCGCCGGAGTCGGAGCCCACGCTCAGCAGCTACGCCCACG GCAGTGCATTATGGGACATACGACCCCCCAGCTATGCGGGGACGTCCCCCTTCTTTCAGAGCCAGGGACAGCTGTGGCTTCGAGCAACCACAGGTGGAACCACCGCTAAcctgtgtttccattttaatttctaCTCCTGA